A region of Myxococcus stipitatus DSM 14675 DNA encodes the following proteins:
- a CDS encoding c-type cytochrome produces the protein MRRHVLAGVAAALLGLSACEDRSTDGGWSNSSGTVALSRDDAFLYVVDADNGVLSVVETARGEKVGEVKVGVGPERVVVGPDDTVYVSNRGERSVSVIRRGDWNEAARVTVGVEPMGMAVSPKGDTLFVVNSTARTSTEHGTLMAVDTRTLELRWELAVGDEPRGIALVDGGRRALISLFRQGDLVTVDLADAHQPRLQREHTDLYARANEERGAILGDPVVSPTSFRPRGMADVVVSPDGQHAFAPVRWSREDPLARSGPARGESLYGGGGPCNASGVVVPGLVTFKTEDGSPRVDDLNKCRPSFGEVPDFPASTLVSTENTHPLQGPVAAVVDPSGEWLFVVHRETDNVAILPTGRRTGDDLETTRGSAVRQVVRVGSGPSGIALTRDGRKAYVHNAFDHSVTTLVNDGSGARTNVRTEGSPLSVAGDTLSPQQAVGRKLFYSALDSRMTSRDVSVSCESCHLDGREDGHVWGFPDGPRQTPSLAGRDVTRTAPFHWSGEFPTLKDFLDATVTSRMGGGVLDATLVTQLAAFIDVIPAPDNPYVGAAPTLSQARGAEVFKKAGCDKCHAGEHLTNNQQAHVGTFITDGVLQDTKEVREKGLNTPSLLGLARTAPYLHDGSAKSLKGRLTERRQSTAHGSTAELTDAEIDDLVDYLRTL, from the coding sequence ATGAGACGGCACGTTCTGGCCGGGGTGGCGGCGGCGCTGCTGGGACTTTCGGCGTGCGAGGACCGGTCGACCGACGGAGGGTGGAGCAATTCCTCGGGCACGGTGGCGCTCAGCCGGGATGACGCGTTCCTGTACGTGGTGGACGCGGACAACGGCGTGCTCTCGGTCGTGGAGACCGCGCGCGGCGAGAAGGTGGGCGAGGTGAAGGTGGGCGTGGGCCCGGAGCGCGTGGTGGTGGGGCCCGACGACACCGTCTACGTCTCCAACCGCGGGGAGCGCAGCGTCTCCGTCATCCGCCGGGGCGACTGGAACGAGGCGGCGCGCGTGACGGTGGGCGTGGAGCCCATGGGCATGGCCGTCTCCCCCAAGGGCGACACGCTCTTCGTGGTGAACAGCACCGCGCGGACCTCCACCGAGCACGGCACGCTGATGGCCGTGGACACGCGCACGCTGGAGCTTCGCTGGGAACTGGCGGTGGGGGATGAGCCTCGCGGCATCGCGCTGGTGGACGGCGGGCGCCGCGCGCTCATCAGCCTGTTCCGCCAGGGGGACCTGGTGACGGTGGACCTGGCGGACGCGCATCAGCCGCGCCTCCAGCGCGAGCACACGGACCTGTATGCCCGGGCCAACGAGGAGCGGGGCGCCATCCTCGGTGATCCGGTGGTCTCGCCCACCTCCTTCCGTCCCCGAGGCATGGCGGACGTGGTGGTGTCCCCCGACGGCCAGCACGCCTTCGCGCCCGTGCGGTGGTCTCGCGAGGACCCGCTGGCCAGGTCGGGCCCGGCGCGCGGTGAGTCGCTCTATGGCGGCGGAGGCCCATGCAACGCGTCGGGCGTCGTGGTGCCGGGGCTCGTCACCTTCAAGACGGAGGATGGCTCGCCTCGGGTGGATGACCTGAACAAGTGCCGCCCCTCGTTCGGAGAGGTGCCGGACTTCCCCGCCTCCACCCTGGTCAGCACGGAGAACACGCACCCGCTCCAGGGGCCCGTGGCGGCGGTGGTGGACCCGTCGGGTGAGTGGCTCTTCGTGGTGCACCGCGAGACGGACAACGTGGCCATCCTCCCCACGGGCCGCCGCACGGGGGATGACCTGGAGACCACGCGGGGCAGCGCCGTGAGGCAGGTGGTGCGCGTGGGCTCGGGCCCCAGCGGCATCGCGCTGACGCGGGATGGGCGCAAGGCGTACGTCCACAACGCCTTCGACCACTCGGTGACGACGCTGGTGAATGACGGCTCGGGGGCGCGGACCAATGTGCGCACGGAGGGCTCGCCGCTCTCCGTCGCGGGGGACACGCTGTCGCCCCAGCAGGCCGTGGGCCGCAAGCTGTTCTACTCCGCGCTGGACTCGCGGATGACGAGCCGGGATGTGTCCGTGTCCTGCGAGTCCTGTCACCTGGATGGCCGCGAGGACGGCCACGTGTGGGGCTTCCCGGATGGGCCGCGTCAGACGCCCAGCCTCGCGGGGCGCGACGTGACGCGGACGGCGCCGTTCCACTGGAGCGGGGAGTTCCCCACGCTGAAGGACTTCCTCGACGCGACGGTGACCAGCCGCATGGGCGGCGGGGTGCTGGACGCCACGCTGGTGACGCAGCTGGCCGCCTTCATCGACGTGATTCCCGCGCCGGACAATCCCTACGTGGGCGCCGCCCCCACGCTGTCGCAGGCGCGCGGCGCGGAGGTCTTCAAGAAGGCCGGCTGCGACAAGTGCCACGCGGGTGAGCACCTCACCAACAACCAGCAGGCCCACGTGGGCACCTTCATCACCGACGGAGTCCTCCAGGACACGAAGGAGGTCCGTGAGAAGGGGCTGAACACGCCGTCGCTCCTGGGCCTCGCGCGGACCGCGCCCTACCTGCACGACGGCAGCGCGAAGTCGCTGAAGGGGCGGCTGACGGAGCGCCGGCAGTCCACCGCGCACGGCTCCACGGCGGAGCTGACGGACGCGGAGATCGACGACCTGGTGGACTACCTGCGCACGCTGTGA
- a CDS encoding NAD(P)H-dependent glycerol-3-phosphate dehydrogenase: MRGSVIGSGSFGTALANVLAANCDEVRLWGREQSVVDSINTRHENPTYLPGIPISERVRATKDLEEALTGSELVVLATPSHATREVLARAKDFLPSHVPIVTVSKGIENETLLTMTELLEDCLPESFHPYIAVLSGPSFAKELARRMPTVVTIASHWDKVAVRCQKALQTETFRSYTSTDVVGVQYGGALKNVIAIAAGMADGLGMGHNARAAIITRGLAEITRLAVRKGANPLTLSGLSGMGDLVLTCTGELSRNRHVGMELGKGRKLEDILSQMKEVAEGVKTARSARDLSLKTGVELPICQQVYLIAYEGKNAKSAVVDLMTRQPKSELV; this comes from the coding sequence ATGCGAGGCAGTGTCATCGGCTCCGGCTCTTTCGGTACGGCCCTGGCGAACGTGCTGGCGGCCAACTGCGACGAGGTCCGCCTCTGGGGTCGCGAGCAGTCGGTGGTGGACTCCATCAACACCCGGCATGAGAACCCCACCTACCTGCCGGGCATCCCCATCTCCGAGCGCGTGCGCGCCACCAAGGACCTGGAGGAGGCGCTGACGGGCTCGGAGTTGGTGGTGCTGGCCACGCCCAGCCACGCCACGCGCGAGGTGCTGGCCCGCGCCAAGGACTTCCTGCCCAGCCACGTGCCCATCGTCACGGTGTCCAAGGGCATCGAGAACGAGACGCTGCTGACGATGACGGAGCTGTTGGAGGACTGCCTGCCGGAGTCCTTCCACCCGTACATCGCCGTGCTGTCCGGCCCCAGCTTCGCCAAGGAGCTGGCGCGGCGCATGCCCACGGTGGTGACCATCGCGTCGCACTGGGACAAGGTGGCGGTGCGCTGCCAGAAGGCGCTCCAGACGGAGACCTTCCGCAGCTACACGTCCACGGACGTGGTGGGCGTGCAGTACGGCGGCGCGCTGAAGAACGTCATCGCCATCGCCGCGGGCATGGCGGACGGCCTGGGCATGGGCCACAACGCCCGCGCGGCCATCATCACCCGCGGCCTGGCGGAAATCACCCGGCTGGCGGTGCGCAAGGGCGCCAACCCCCTGACGCTGTCGGGCCTGTCCGGCATGGGCGACCTGGTGCTGACGTGTACGGGCGAGTTGAGCCGCAACCGTCACGTGGGCATGGAGCTGGGCAAGGGCCGGAAGTTGGAGGACATCCTTTCCCAGATGAAGGAGGTCGCGGAGGGCGTGAAGACGGCGCGCAGCGCGCGGGACCTGTCGCTCAAGACGGGCGTGGAGCTGCCCATCTGCCAGCAGGTGTATCTGATTGCCTACGAGGGCAAGAACGCGAAGTCGGCGGTGGTGGACCTGATGACGCGTCAGCCCAAGTCGGAGCTCGTGTGA